One genomic region from Xiphophorus couchianus chromosome 21, X_couchianus-1.0, whole genome shotgun sequence encodes:
- the ufc1 gene encoding ubiquitin-fold modifier-conjugating enzyme 1, producing MADEATRRAVSQIPLLKTHAGPRERALWPQRLKEEYQALIRFVEQNKAADNDWFRLESNPDGTRWTGTCWFVHELLRYEFRVEFDIPVTYPETAPEVAVPELDGKTAKMFRGGKICLTEHFAPLWARNVPRFGLAHLMALGLAPWLAVEIPDLISKGHVVHKEKPRDVAE from the coding sequence ATGGCGGACGAAGCCACGCGCAGAGCCGTGTCGCAGATCCCGCTCCTGAAGACGCACGCGGGCCCGCGGGAGCGCGCGCTGTGGCCGCAGCGGCTGAAGGAGGAGTACCAGGCTCTGATCCGGTTCGTAGAACAGAACAAGGCCGCCGACAACGACTGGTTCCGGCTGGAGTCCAACCCGGACGGCACGCGCTGGACCGGGACCTGCTGGTTCGTACACGAGCTACTGCGCTACGAGTTTCGCGTGGAGTTCGACATCCCCGTGACGTACCCGGAAACAGCGCCGGAAGTAGCGGTTCCGGAGCTGGACGGGAAGACCGCCAAGATGTTCCGAGGCGGGAAGATCTGCCTGACCGAACACTTCGCCCCGCTGTGGGCGCGCAACGTGCCGCGCTTCGGGCTCGCGCACCTCATGGCGCTCGGGCTCGCGCCTTGGCTGGCCGTGGAAATCCCGGACCTGATCAGCAAAGGTCACGTGGTCCACAAGGAAAAGCCGCGTGATGTGGCGGAGTGA